CActaaacaaattcaaatgcTAAAACAAAACATCCAACATGTTTAAATATGGATCCAACCAACTCAACAAACACAAAAGTAACTCAACTTATTGGATTACCATAGCCGGAACCCCCAGCCAGTCCTCCACCGCGCCCGGCGGAGCTTCCATACACATCACTAGGATCGATGATCGGTGACGACGTCGAACCGCCATCTCCGCCTCCTCCCAGATGCAAATCCGACAACATTGGAAACCCTTCTCTAGCTTCCACTCCATGGTCGTATAAATAGCCTTTGAAAACATGGCCGCCGATCTTCACCACGGCTTGATATGCATATTCATTCCCGCCGCTACCGCCACCCTCCACCGCCGTCACCCGGACGCACTTGAACACTGCCGGCGCTCGTACTTGTTCCGGCAGCTTCTTCGCCCTTTTATAACTCATATCTGCAGATGCATTAAGACAAAGAcctcttgttttattttctacccGAAACTCGCATGTTTTTAGAGGTCGTACATGATTTATCTGACTCTTAAAATTAGCGGatatcgttttttttttattaatgtaaatagACATTCATGGAAGTTTATGAACgtaaatgattaaattatcGCAATTTAgggattaaaatataatatttgaaaatatcgGGATCGAAATGAAATAGTTTGAAAAATCGAGGGATGAAAATGCAATTTCGATCTAAAAAGGGTTTGGAGATTTGATATCACCTGAGCAAGTGTCGAAGCTTCGTGTTGGAGTATTGGAAGTGGAAGTGTGAGAATTGGTGGTTGTTTGTGATGCAATGAGCCTCGGCTTCTTCCCGCCGGAGGTGGATCCCGATGAAGTCCCACCAGTGGCggcggcagcggcggcggcgcTCAGTACTTGGCGTTCTCTCCGCCGGGCTGCTGGAACCCACGTGCTCTTCACGTGAGTAGCACAGTCAAAACCTCGGCTTTTACAGCAACTCCGGCACCGGCGGTGGTTGCAGTCTTTCTTAGCTTGGTTCCCACAGTCATGACAAGTCCCAACGCCGGAATTCAAGCTCGACCCACCTCCCAAAAACCCAAACCCATCAAAATTATTCCCATGAAATTGAACCCCAccacctccgccgccgccatcgccgccgccgccgcggCTGATCATCAAATTAGTCTCTTCAATTCCGACACTCGACGGCGCAAGACCAGTAAGAAGAGGCAAAACACTAAGGCCAACTCCATAGCCAGAGGCCATGAGACCCACCATGTCCGTCGGCGGTGGTGCCGTGTGGCCATACGCACCAGCAATAGGtctggaggaggaggaggagggccACATCCTAGCAACCGGTACGGCAGCAGCGGAATTGAAACCGAGAGAAAGTTCATCATCGGCGGTGGGAGGAGCCACCCAATCGGCAAAGGCACCGGAATCGGAAGGAAGGCGGCGTGCGGCAGCCACAGCTGATAAATCTCCggcgagaaaaaaaaaccctaattgtAAGCAAAAACCTCTCCTAATCTAAAATTAAGATCTTAAAACGATCTAACAGGATGTTGGGTACTGATGAACTGACAGAAACATAGATTCTAAGCAGAAATATATGAATGTTTGTAGCTAAAAAGCTagaaattgagagagagagagagagagagagagagagagagagagagagagagagaagcaaTTTTGGATTGAGAGATGAGAGGATGGGTGTTGGTTTATGGAGgcatttgaatttgtttgttgTGTAAAAAGTGGTATTGTTTTGAGAGTATGTGCTCCCATTAATGGCATCGCCGACTATTCTCTCTCCAAGTACTTGTATACTTGTACCACCACTCTACTACCCATTTCTTCACTACTTGCCTTAGGGTTTGAATATCATTTAGATGTCTATTTAATCCACGAGTATCTAATCCAATC
This sequence is a window from Cucurbita pepo subsp. pepo cultivar mu-cu-16 chromosome LG04, ASM280686v2, whole genome shotgun sequence. Protein-coding genes within it:
- the LOC111793985 gene encoding protein LATERAL ROOT PRIMORDIUM 1-like isoform X1; this encodes MWPSSSSSRPIAGAYGHTAPPPTDMVGLMASGYGVGLSVLPLLTGLAPSSVGIEETNLMISRGGGGDGGGGGGGVQFHGNNFDGFGFLGGGSSLNSGVGTCHDCGNQAKKDCNHRRCRSCCKSRGFDCATHVKSTWVPAARRRERQVLSAAAAAAATGGTSSGSTSGGKKPRLIASQTTTNSHTSTSNTPTRSFDTCSAADMSYKRAKKLPEQVRAPAVFKCVRVTAVEGGGSGGNEYAYQAVVKIGGHVFKGYLYDHGVEAREGFPMLSDLHLGGGGDGGSTSSPIIDPSDVYGSSAGRGGGLAGGSGYGNPIS
- the LOC111793985 gene encoding protein LATERAL ROOT PRIMORDIUM 1-like isoform X2, translated to MWPSSSSSRPIAGAYGHTAPPPTDMVGLMASGYGVGLSVLPLLTGLAPSSVGIEETNLMISRGGGGDGGGGGGGVQFHGNNFDGFGFLGGGSSLNSGVGTCHDCGNQAKKDCNHRRCRSCCKSRGFDCATHVKSTWVPAARRRERQVLSAAAAAAATGGTSSGSTSGGKKPRLIASQTTTNSHTSTSNTPTRSFDTCSDMSYKRAKKLPEQVRAPAVFKCVRVTAVEGGGSGGNEYAYQAVVKIGGHVFKGYLYDHGVEAREGFPMLSDLHLGGGGDGGSTSSPIIDPSDVYGSSAGRGGGLAGGSGYGNPIS